From Hydra vulgaris chromosome 07, alternate assembly HydraT2T_AEP, a single genomic window includes:
- the LOC136082229 gene encoding uncharacterized protein LOC136082229 has protein sequence MRMKYLEEKERCKSAPPPLDESDENLTPTKKRYKSGPANLDMFDSTLTDPDFAVEEDSFEGSDDDFEYGAAHNKTPKVLPKGSMQVNKKITREELMAVTTPICARGLISIELQTWLLSSVVNYLGGDVNQMGISKSSISRERAKVIEHQGNF, from the exons ATGAGAATGAAGTACCTAGAGGAGAAAGAAAGATGCAAATCAGCTCCCCCACCACTTGATGAAAGTGATGAAAACTTGACGCCAACTAAGAAAAG ATACAAGTCTGGTCCAGCCAATTTGGATATGTTTGACTCAACTTTGACAGATCCAGATTTTGCTGTAGAAGAAGACTCATTCGAAGGTAGTGATGATGACTTTGAATATGGTGCTGCTCATAATAAAACCCCAAAAGTCTTACCTAAAGGCTCAAtgcaagtaaataaaaagattacaaGAGAAGAATTGATGGCAGTAACTACACCTATTTGTGCTAGAGGGTTAATCAGCATTGAATTACAAACCTGGCTGTTGTCGTCTGTTGTTAATTATCTGGGAGGAGATGTTAATCAGATGGGCATTTCTAAATCTAGTATTTCAAGAGAAAGAGCGAAAGTAATTGAACATCAAGGTAATTTTTAA
- the LOC136082495 gene encoding uncharacterized protein LOC136082495, whose product MVLESSNLVYILLFMYRTAPNSETEWEKIAHEFETRWQFPHCIGAIDGKHVQMFAPDRSGSSYFNYKKIHSIVLMAVCNAKYRFILVDIGDSGRQSDGSVYHNSQLGFAIENNILKIPKDSKMSNNSQKVLPYVFVADDAFGLKRHMMKPYAFKNLLIDKFVFNYRLSRARRVVENAFGIASSRFRVFHKPIIANVENVIAITKAVVALHHFLMTENINNNNNYCPSNYVDQDGPNRLQLGDWRKKAPTVNGLVINSKSNNYSDTAKKVRDSFKEFFNKEGTVDWQLNIVKQVK is encoded by the exons ATGGTCCTAGAGAGTTCAAATTTGGTTTATATACTTCTTTTTATGTATAGAACAG CGCCTAATTCTGAAACTGAATGGGAAAAAATTGCACACGAATTTGAAACAAGATGGCAATTTCCACATTGTATTGGTGCCATTGATGGTAAGCATGTTCAAATGTTTGCTCCGGATCGATCAGGATCAAgctattttaactataaaaagatACATAGTATAGTATTGATGGCCGTCTGTAATGCGAAGTACCGTTTTATTTTAGTAGATATTGGTGATAGTGGCAGACAAAGTGATGGAAGTGTTTACCACAATAGTCAATTAGGATTTGCCATAGagaacaacattttaaaaattccaaaagattcaaaaatgtCTAATAACTCTCAAAAAGTTTTGCCCTATGTATTCGTTGCAGATGATGCATTTGGGTTAAAAAGACACATGATGAAAccatatgcttttaaaaatcttttaatcgataaatttgttttcaactATAGACTTAGTAGAGCACGAAGAGTTGTTGAAAATGCCTTTGGTATTGCATCGAGTAGATTTCGCGTTTTTCATAAACCAATTATAGCTAATGTTGAAAATGTTATTGCAATAACAAAGGCTGTAGTTGCTTTACATCATTTTCTAATgactgaaaatataaataacaataataattactGCCCTTCAAACTATGTCGATCAGGATGGACCGAATAGATTACAACTTGGTGATTGGAGAAAAAAGGCGCCAACTGTAAATGGTTtagttataaatagtaaatcaaataactaCTCTGACACTGCAAAAAAAGTAAGGGACTCCTTTAAAGAATTCTTTAATAAAGAAGGTACAGTAGATTGGCAGTTAAATATCGTAAagcaagtaaaataa